A window of bacterium contains these coding sequences:
- the istB gene encoding IS21-like element helper ATPase IstB has protein sequence MADLDTLTPMLTRLKLTAMRDQLDTLLDEASRRDLSLREALAFLCEAEIARKDQRRIAMGLSIAKFPAVRTIDGFDFAAQPSVDPKLVRELATSRWVANGDSILLQGPPGVGKTHLAIALGREAIQRGYSVLFITALNLVAMLAKAQTEGRLEERLSYYAGPKLLIIDELGYLPFEKNAASLFFQLVSRRYERSATMITTNRSVGEWGEIFGDVIVAAAILDRLLHHSQVMTIRGESFRLKGKRRSGLVKAALVEGSA, from the coding sequence ATGGCTGACCTGGACACCCTCACGCCCATGCTGACCAGGCTCAAGCTGACCGCCATGCGTGATCAGCTGGACACGCTTCTGGACGAGGCGTCGCGCCGGGACCTATCGCTTCGCGAAGCTTTGGCTTTCCTGTGCGAAGCCGAGATCGCCCGCAAGGATCAGCGCCGGATCGCGATGGGCCTGTCCATCGCGAAGTTTCCCGCGGTCAGGACTATCGACGGCTTTGACTTCGCGGCTCAGCCTTCGGTCGATCCCAAGCTCGTGCGCGAGCTGGCGACCAGCCGCTGGGTCGCCAACGGTGACAGCATCCTCCTGCAAGGGCCGCCGGGAGTCGGCAAGACCCATCTTGCGATCGCTCTCGGCCGCGAAGCGATTCAGCGGGGATACTCGGTCCTGTTCATCACCGCGCTCAATCTCGTCGCCATGCTAGCCAAGGCCCAGACAGAAGGACGTCTAGAAGAGCGCCTGTCTTACTACGCGGGGCCTAAGCTGCTCATCATCGACGAGTTGGGATACCTCCCCTTCGAGAAGAACGCGGCAAGCCTCTTCTTCCAGCTCGTATCCAGACGCTACGAGCGATCCGCGACCATGATCACGACAAATCGGTCGGTCGGGGAATGGGGCGAGATCTTCGGTGACGTCATTGTTGCGGCAGCGATCCTGGATCGGCTGCTTCATCACAGCCAGGTGATGACCATTCGAGGAGAGAGCTTCAGGCTGAAAGGCAAGCGAAGGTCGGGACTCGTGAAAGCAGCTCTCGTCGAGGGCTCAGCATAA
- the istA gene encoding IS21 family transposase has product MEEDGKDVVGFRDGNGSTAMRLPDEVATILAMNKQGMGSKAIAKELGIARNTVRRYLRATGWFAYDSRSRSGALGGLDEWLQAGMKKHGNNAEVVRQELAREWNISVSLRTLERAVQPHRALARAEVLATSRFETGPGEQSQIDFGERFVVIAGERIKVYFFVLVLAFSRRIYVRAFTDERRDSWFAGMESAFWHFGGVTKVVLLDNPKALVKSHDVKTREVVFSESFKAFAKHWGFTPRACAPYRARTKGKDERAVAYVKRNAIAGREFASWAEMESHLERWMREVADIRFHGTTEERPIDRFARERGYLEPGAGKPSFVRHRELTRVVHTDLCVEVDTNSYSVPWKHIGKEVTVRIGDGMVTVHQGEVEIARHAESAGRRERVINHRHYFGIEIPGAPKGPAGELARPLSEYAMAVGAQ; this is encoded by the coding sequence ATGGAAGAGGACGGCAAGGATGTAGTTGGCTTCCGGGATGGAAACGGAAGTACTGCCATGAGGTTGCCCGACGAGGTGGCGACGATCCTGGCGATGAACAAGCAGGGCATGGGGAGCAAGGCGATAGCCAAAGAACTCGGGATCGCGCGGAATACGGTTCGCCGATATCTTCGCGCCACCGGGTGGTTCGCGTATGACTCAAGGTCACGCTCAGGCGCCCTTGGCGGTCTCGATGAATGGCTTCAAGCCGGGATGAAGAAGCACGGCAACAACGCCGAGGTGGTCCGGCAGGAGCTCGCGCGGGAATGGAATATCTCGGTAAGCCTGCGGACGCTCGAGCGGGCGGTGCAGCCTCATCGAGCACTTGCGCGGGCCGAGGTGCTGGCGACTTCCCGCTTCGAGACAGGCCCCGGGGAACAGTCCCAGATCGATTTTGGGGAGCGATTCGTCGTCATCGCCGGCGAGCGGATCAAGGTGTACTTCTTCGTGCTGGTCCTCGCCTTTTCGCGCCGGATCTACGTGCGGGCCTTCACCGACGAGCGCCGCGATTCCTGGTTTGCGGGCATGGAGAGCGCCTTCTGGCACTTCGGCGGGGTGACGAAGGTAGTACTGCTGGACAACCCGAAAGCCCTGGTGAAAAGCCATGACGTGAAAACGCGGGAGGTCGTGTTTTCGGAGAGCTTCAAGGCCTTTGCGAAGCACTGGGGATTCACGCCGAGGGCCTGCGCGCCCTACCGCGCCCGCACGAAGGGCAAGGATGAGCGTGCGGTCGCCTACGTCAAGCGGAACGCGATAGCGGGCCGGGAATTCGCGTCCTGGGCAGAGATGGAGAGCCATCTGGAGCGCTGGATGCGTGAGGTCGCGGACATCAGGTTCCACGGGACGACGGAGGAGCGGCCCATCGACCGCTTCGCGCGTGAGCGCGGGTACCTTGAGCCGGGTGCAGGAAAACCCTCGTTCGTACGCCATCGCGAGCTTACCCGCGTTGTCCATACTGACCTCTGCGTCGAAGTGGATACGAACAGCTACAGCGTGCCCTGGAAGCACATCGGGAAGGAGGTGACCGTCCGGATCGGAGACGGCATGGTCACCGTGCACCAAGGGGAAGTCGAGATCGCGCGGCATGCCGAATCGGCGGGACGCAGGGAGCGGGTAATCAATCACCGCCATTATTTCGGGATCGAGATTCCCGGTGCACCCAAGGGACCGGCGGGCGAACTCGCTAGGCCTCTATCCGAATACGCCATGGCTGTAGGGGCGCAATGA